The following proteins are co-located in the Bacteroidota bacterium genome:
- the rpsU gene encoding 30S ribosomal protein S21 produces MIIIPVKEGENIDRVLKKYKRKFEKTGVVKELRERQKFTKPSIVNREQRLKAIYIQQLRQNEEG; encoded by the coding sequence ATGATTATTATTCCTGTAAAAGAAGGCGAAAATATTGACAGGGTTTTAAAAAAATACAAACGTAAATTTGAAAAAACCGGTGTTGTTAAAGAATTACGTGAAAGACAAAAATTCACTAAGCCATCAATTGTAAATAGAGAGCAACGATTAAAAGCGATTTATATTCAACAACTTAGGCAAAACGAGGAAGGATAA